A section of the Amblyomma americanum isolate KBUSLIRL-KWMA chromosome 2, ASM5285725v1, whole genome shotgun sequence genome encodes:
- the LOC144121734 gene encoding transmembrane protein 47 isoform X2 yields MAPTTIETVTVVRPLKVFAFICGLIVILLMILCLASSNWLIAHKFRQGLWEQCVEEDAPLPLPFGLNVKPGCYVARTVAYIQAAAALCVITLLCDIAATVMTGCGLCSKNPVRKYLMYRLAFYVMVCALLCILIALVIYPACFAAEIEESNRQLWEFGWAYGVGWGAAIFLFGAILLLLCDKETEEIYYRERALPHDAADSKA; encoded by the coding sequence GTGTTCGCCTTCATCTGCGGCCTGATCGTGATCCTGCTGATGATCCTGTGCCTGGCCTCGTCCAACTGGCTCATCGCGCACAAGTTCCGCCAGGGACTCTGGGAGCAGTGCGTCGAGGAGGACGCGCCGCTCCCGCTGCCGTTCGGCCTCAACGTCAAGCCCGGCTGCTACGTGGCGCGCACCGTCGCCTACATCCAGGCGGCGGCCGCGCTGTGCGTCATCACGCTGCTCTGCGACATCGCCGCCACAGTCATGACCGGCTGCGGCCTGTGCAGCAAGAACCCCGTGCGCAAGTACCTCATGTACCGGCTCGCCTTCTACGTCATGGTCTGCGCGCTGCTCTGCATCCTTATCGCGCTCGTCATCTACCCGGCCTGCTTCGCGGCCGAGATCGAGGAGAGCAACCGGCAGCTCTGGGAGTTCGGCTGGGCGTACGGCGTGGGCTGGGGCGCGGCCATCTTCCTGTTCGGCGCCATCCTGCTCCTGCTGTGCGACAAGGAGACCGAGGAGATCTACTACCGGGAGCGCGCGCTGCCGCACGACGCGGCGGACTCCAAGGCGTAG